The sequence CAACAATGTCGGAGAAGCTCTTTCGCTACCGCAGGTCCGTCACCGCGAGATGGTGGTCGAGTGTGACGGCTACCGGGGTCTCGGCGTACCCGTCAAACTCGCTGAGTCCCCCGGTGCTGTGCGGTTCGGGCCACGCGACCGTGGCGCCGATACCGATGCTGTACTAACAGAACTCGGACTTCTCGAAGACGATATCGAGCAACTGCGCACTATCGGGGCACTGCCCGAGTAGCGGCCACCTACACGGCGGTCCTCGGCCACCTCTACCAGCAGAGCTCGTTCCACACACAGCTACCGGCAAGGGCACCGACCGTATGCAAGCCACACCGTCGTCCGGCCGTTCAACGCCGATCGCGTTCTCTCCGTTCTATATTCGCCGTCGTTCACCAACAGGTGTTGCAAAATAGGACACTGGTGACCTCATCCCTGCTTCTAGCGTTCTAAAGTGCGCATTCTCCTGAATATCCGCACCGTTTCACATCCCGTATCCCACTCAAGGAGTGACCATGGCCCTGTTCGCTGTTATCTGGTCGTACACCACTGACGCATCCGTCAAAGAGGCTGCTCATGCCGACCACCTGGTCTTCGTCAAGGACGCGGCCGCCAAAGGCGTGCTGCAGGAAGCGGGCGCCTGGGCCGACGGGGCCGGCGCGTTGCTCGTGTTTAAGGCGGACAGCGAAGCAGACCTGCAGGCCCTGCTCGCCACGGACCCCTATGTCACGCAGGGTGTTGTCGTCGACCAGAGCATCTACCAGTGGAAGCCCGTCATCGGACCCCTCGTAGGGATCTGAGGACGACCCGGCTGCTCCACCTCGATGGAAAGAAGTTGCAGCATCTCTACATTGAGTTGCAATCAGCACTCTCCCAGTAGCGTCGGCACAAACGACCCACACAACTTGCATCTGTGCGTTCGCATAGTGAGCGACGGATGCGAAAAGTTCGATCAACGACATCGCGGAACCATCACATCACCGCCTCGACGGCGCAAGCCTCGACGCCGAACCGATGTGGCGATCGATGAGTACCGACATTTCGACAATCCAAGGCAATCGTTGACCTTCCCTAGCGGCCTTTTCTGATCAGCCGACTGGGTGGGGTGACACCGTGCGTACGCGATACACCAGCTTCACGCCTTCCTGATCAGTCAATCTCCTTCTCGACCGGTGATGAAAGTGAGCAACACATGTCCGTGAGCAAAGAATCGCTGTTCCTCAACGACCTGTACTCGTCCTGGCTTCGACGGTCCGAAGGTATGGATCTCGCAGGTCAGCGAGACATGTTCGAAGAATGGCATCTTCCCACCATCGAACCCACCGATGTCACGTATGAAGAAGTGACAGCCAACGGTGTGCCGGCAACATGGGCCAAGCCGCTGGGCGCCGCCGAAGACCGGGTGATCGTCTTCACGCACGGCGGCGGATTCGTGACAGGTTCACGCTTTTCCCATCGCAAGCTTGCCGCACACCTCGCCAAGCTGGCAGGAGTTCACGCACTCGTGGTGGACTACCGACTCGCGCCGGAGGCAAAGCATCCAGCACAGCTCGAAGACTGCATTGCCGTGCACAAGTGGCTCCGTACGCAGGGCTACAAGGCAGAACATACGGCGACGGTCGGCGACTCGGCAGGCGCACATCTCGCCATCTCGACAGTGTTCGAACTTGCGGGTATGGCACTTCCCATTCCGGCCGCCGTTGTCGCTCTTTCGCCGTGGCTCGATATGGAGATCAAGGGGTTGACGATCGAATCGAACGACGCAGTCGACGTCCTGGCCAAGAGGGCAGTCCTCGAGATGATGCGGGAGAATTTCCTGACCGACCTCTCGGAAGCGACGGACCCGCGGGCAAACCCCCTGCTCAGGGACTACACAGACTTCCCTCCCGTCTATGTATCGGTCGGCGGCTATGAGACTCTGCTCGACGACTCGCGCCGGGTCGTCGAGTTGATCGAAAAGGCAGGGAGCGAAGCCGTGCTCGACGTGGTCGACGAACAGCAGCATGTCTTCCACTTCAACGCGGGACGAGCACCCGAGGCGGATCAGGCACTGAACCGGATCGCCCAGTGGCTACGGCCGAAGTTGGGGCTCGCCTGAACACCGCATGTAGGGCGTGCAACTGAAAGCAAAGCGCGCCGACGAAAGAGGACGTGTCTCGGCGGCGGTCTGCTTCGACCAGACC comes from Rhodococcus sp. B50 and encodes:
- a CDS encoding alpha/beta hydrolase, which encodes MSVSKESLFLNDLYSSWLRRSEGMDLAGQRDMFEEWHLPTIEPTDVTYEEVTANGVPATWAKPLGAAEDRVIVFTHGGGFVTGSRFSHRKLAAHLAKLAGVHALVVDYRLAPEAKHPAQLEDCIAVHKWLRTQGYKAEHTATVGDSAGAHLAISTVFELAGMALPIPAAVVALSPWLDMEIKGLTIESNDAVDVLAKRAVLEMMRENFLTDLSEATDPRANPLLRDYTDFPPVYVSVGGYETLLDDSRRVVELIEKAGSEAVLDVVDEQQHVFHFNAGRAPEADQALNRIAQWLRPKLGLA
- a CDS encoding YciI family protein; the encoded protein is MALFAVIWSYTTDASVKEAAHADHLVFVKDAAAKGVLQEAGAWADGAGALLVFKADSEADLQALLATDPYVTQGVVVDQSIYQWKPVIGPLVGI